A region from the Sandaracinus amylolyticus genome encodes:
- a CDS encoding MBL fold metallo-hydrolase, with the protein MLFRQLFDHESSTYTYLLADERTREAVIIDPVLEQVERDVALVRDLELELRYALDTHVHADHVTALGTLRERLGCRTVLSERAGVGCADVLVKDGDRIRFGAHEFEVRETPGHTSGCLTYVTGDHTMAFTGDALLIRGSGRTDFQQGDAPTLYRSVHEKLFTLPDTTLVYPGHDYKGRTVTSIGEEKRLNPRLGGGRGEAEFVAIMAKLQLAYPKKIDVALPANLACGVPRGVPATPEPIEAPRWAPVETSAGGIPELAPEWIATHPGAARLVDVREPSEFVGELGHVPGSELVPLATIEREAQSWDRGAPIVAICRSGGRSGKAALQLRALGFGRVASMRGGMTAWNAQRLPIDRGGSAREDATQSS; encoded by the coding sequence ATGCTCTTCCGACAGCTCTTCGACCACGAGTCCTCGACGTACACCTACCTGCTCGCCGACGAGCGGACGCGCGAAGCGGTGATCATCGACCCCGTGCTCGAGCAGGTGGAGCGCGACGTCGCGCTGGTGCGAGACCTCGAGCTCGAGCTGCGCTACGCGCTCGACACCCACGTCCACGCCGATCACGTCACGGCGCTGGGCACGCTGCGCGAGCGGCTCGGCTGCCGCACCGTGCTCTCGGAGCGCGCGGGCGTCGGGTGCGCCGACGTGCTGGTGAAGGACGGCGACCGCATCCGGTTCGGCGCGCACGAGTTCGAGGTGCGCGAGACGCCCGGGCACACGAGCGGCTGCCTCACCTACGTCACCGGCGATCACACGATGGCGTTCACCGGCGACGCGCTGCTGATCCGCGGCTCGGGCCGCACCGACTTCCAGCAGGGCGACGCGCCGACGCTCTATCGCTCGGTGCACGAGAAGCTCTTCACGCTGCCCGACACGACGCTCGTGTACCCGGGGCACGACTACAAAGGACGCACCGTCACGTCGATCGGCGAGGAGAAGCGGCTCAACCCGCGGCTCGGCGGCGGGCGCGGCGAGGCCGAGTTCGTCGCGATCATGGCGAAGCTCCAGCTCGCGTACCCGAAGAAGATCGACGTCGCGCTGCCGGCGAACCTCGCGTGCGGCGTGCCGCGCGGCGTGCCCGCGACGCCGGAGCCGATCGAGGCGCCGCGGTGGGCGCCGGTCGAGACGAGCGCAGGCGGGATCCCGGAGCTGGCGCCCGAGTGGATCGCGACGCATCCCGGCGCGGCGCGCCTCGTCGACGTGCGCGAGCCGAGCGAGTTCGTCGGCGAGCTCGGGCACGTGCCCGGCAGCGAGCTCGTGCCGCTCGCGACGATCGAGCGCGAGGCGCAGTCGTGGGATCGCGGCGCGCCGATCGTCGCGATCTGTCGATCGGGCGGGCGCTCGGGCAAGGCGGCGCTGCAGCTGCGCGCGCTGGGCTTCGGGCGCGTCGCGTCGATGCGCGGCGGCATGACCGCGTGGAACGCGCAGCGACTGCCGATCGATCGGGGCGGCAGCGCGCGCGAGGACGCGACGCAGTCGAGCTAG
- a CDS encoding sulfite exporter TauE/SafE family protein, giving the protein MSLVVGLALAILVGISLGLLGGGGSILMVPVLVYVLGRSTHEAIATSLVVVGVTSLAALVPHARADRVRWRTGLLFGATSMLGAYGGGRAAHLVPGVVLLLGLGAMMLVTAGAMMRARPTSERGRSAPVVVQGLIVGALTGLVGAGGGFVVVPALVLLGALSMRDAIGTSLLVIAMNSSAALIGHLGSTSIDLELAAPITCAAVVGSALGASLAGRVRPDLLRRAFAWLVLGMAVLLLSQEVPRAAGVEVRLDRDWPWVLGLAAIPVVLGAIDLALMKHAFQPDASR; this is encoded by the coding sequence ATGTCCCTCGTCGTCGGTCTCGCGCTCGCGATCCTCGTCGGCATCTCGCTCGGGCTGCTCGGCGGCGGCGGCTCGATCCTGATGGTGCCGGTGCTCGTGTACGTGCTCGGGCGGAGCACCCACGAGGCGATCGCGACGTCGCTCGTGGTCGTCGGCGTCACCAGCCTCGCGGCGCTGGTTCCTCATGCGCGCGCCGATCGCGTGCGCTGGAGGACCGGGCTGCTCTTCGGCGCGACGAGCATGCTGGGCGCGTACGGCGGAGGGCGCGCCGCGCACCTCGTGCCGGGCGTCGTGCTCCTGCTCGGGCTGGGCGCGATGATGCTCGTCACCGCGGGCGCGATGATGCGCGCGCGCCCGACGTCCGAGCGCGGACGGTCGGCGCCGGTCGTGGTGCAGGGGCTGATCGTCGGCGCGCTCACCGGGCTCGTGGGCGCGGGCGGTGGCTTCGTCGTCGTGCCCGCGCTGGTGCTGCTCGGCGCGCTCTCGATGCGCGACGCGATCGGGACTTCGCTGCTCGTGATCGCGATGAACTCGTCGGCCGCGCTGATCGGGCACCTCGGCTCGACGTCGATCGATCTCGAGCTCGCGGCGCCGATCACGTGCGCGGCGGTGGTGGGCAGCGCGCTCGGCGCGTCGCTCGCGGGGCGGGTGCGTCCGGATCTCCTGCGGCGTGCGTTCGCGTGGCTCGTGCTCGGCATGGCGGTGCTCCTCCTCTCGCAGGAGGTGCCGCGCGCGGCGGGCGTGGAGGTGAGGCTCGATCGCGACTGGCCGTGGGTGCTCGGGCTCGCCGCGATCCCGGTCGTCCTCGGCGCGATCGACCTCGCGCTGATGAAACACGCGTTTCAGCCCGACGCGTCGCGGTGA
- a CDS encoding YeeE/YedE family protein — protein MDFVSFGWALAGGVMIGAAAALLLALNGKIAGVSGILGGLVAPRRGDVAWRALFVVGLLAGGLVAFVVAPERFDASGAPALPLVAIAGVLVGVGTRIGNGCTSGHGVCGISRLAPRSIVATLAFMLTGALTVLVVRSLGGA, from the coding sequence ATGGACTTCGTCTCGTTCGGATGGGCGCTCGCGGGAGGCGTGATGATCGGCGCCGCGGCGGCGCTGCTGCTCGCGCTGAACGGCAAGATCGCGGGCGTCAGCGGCATCCTCGGCGGGCTCGTCGCGCCGCGTCGGGGCGACGTCGCGTGGCGTGCGCTCTTCGTCGTCGGGCTCCTCGCGGGCGGGCTCGTCGCGTTCGTGGTCGCGCCGGAGCGCTTCGACGCGAGCGGGGCGCCCGCGCTCCCGCTGGTCGCGATCGCGGGCGTGCTGGTCGGCGTGGGCACGCGCATCGGCAACGGCTGCACGAGCGGTCACGGCGTGTGCGGCATCAGCCGTCTGGCGCCGCGATCGATCGTCGCGACGCTCGCGTTCATGCTCACCGGCGCGCTCACGGTGCTGGTGGTGCGCTCGCTCGGAGGCGCGTGA
- a CDS encoding DUF6691 family protein, with the protein MDAGTKRGLVALASGALFAIGLVVSGMTQPANVIGFLDVTGDWRPALMFVMVGAIAVNAAVYRWVRGRRAPVLAETFSLPTQRDLDARLIAGAAIFGVGWGLGGYCPGPGVTALASGSLEAVVFVGSMVAAMWVVARIEKR; encoded by the coding sequence ATGGACGCAGGGACGAAGCGCGGCCTCGTGGCGCTCGCCTCGGGCGCGCTCTTCGCGATCGGCCTCGTGGTGAGCGGGATGACGCAGCCCGCGAACGTGATCGGCTTCCTCGACGTGACCGGCGACTGGCGGCCCGCGCTGATGTTCGTGATGGTCGGCGCGATCGCGGTGAACGCAGCGGTGTACCGGTGGGTGCGCGGCCGGCGCGCGCCGGTGCTCGCGGAGACGTTCTCGCTGCCAACCCAGCGCGACCTCGATGCGCGGCTGATCGCGGGCGCGGCGATCTTCGGCGTCGGCTGGGGGCTCGGCGGCTACTGTCCGGGGCCGGGCGTGACCGCGCTCGCGAGCGGGTCGCTCGAGGCCGTGGTGTTCGTCGGCTCGATGGTCGCGGCGATGTGGGTCGTCGCGCGCATCGAGAAGCGCTGA
- a CDS encoding glycosyltransferase family 39 protein, with the protein MTDATRGTSPSGRSLADLVALAALSAAWWSAAVLVDPHGDFPLNDDWGYAVPVRALVDEGTLRFADWQSMPLLTQALWGAAFCALFGVSFTAMRVSTLVLGWLGLLATYALLRTLRAPVRWAALGACALALSPIYFALAFSFMTDVPFVALMIAASAAWVHAVRTDRASWRVVATMLAVIATLDRQIGIALPLAWAVGDALRLGLGRRWAASALVPLVIVVGALVAFQKIVDATIGLPAFYHTKSVELMQALGGLVRLRGLRYPLERTSLSLVYLGLWSLPIVLGAAAAIARRRWVIASTLGALVVGLALGAIGVAMPLTGNVWIETGIGPYTLDGDAPRAPHVVWIAITGIGVAAAWLMLVVLGRALRARLGWHEATPTIRARAKRAWSALREGEMPIWIALFLTALIGYAPTAVVYGPFFDRYLLGQLPFVLALLALEIVPTPSDRRVLALGSVFVVASALFSIAATHDYLAWQRARWALVERAAERSIARTSIDGGFEVNNHPAPEGPPVENEDAPYRLAMSPMEAHEVVEERAVDAWMPWSVRRVYLLRAL; encoded by the coding sequence ATGACCGACGCGACGCGGGGCACGTCTCCATCGGGCAGATCGCTCGCCGACCTCGTCGCGCTCGCAGCGCTCAGCGCCGCGTGGTGGAGCGCGGCGGTGCTCGTCGATCCACACGGCGACTTCCCGCTCAACGACGACTGGGGCTACGCAGTGCCGGTCCGCGCGCTCGTCGACGAGGGCACGCTCCGCTTCGCCGACTGGCAGAGCATGCCGCTGCTCACCCAGGCGCTCTGGGGCGCAGCGTTCTGCGCGCTCTTCGGCGTGTCGTTCACCGCGATGCGCGTCTCGACGCTCGTGCTCGGGTGGCTCGGGCTGCTCGCGACCTACGCGCTGCTGCGCACGCTGCGCGCGCCGGTGCGGTGGGCCGCGCTCGGCGCGTGCGCGCTCGCGCTCTCGCCGATCTACTTCGCGCTCGCGTTCTCGTTCATGACCGACGTGCCGTTCGTCGCGCTGATGATCGCGGCGAGCGCGGCCTGGGTGCACGCGGTGCGCACCGATCGCGCGAGCTGGCGCGTCGTCGCGACGATGCTCGCGGTGATCGCGACGCTCGATCGCCAGATCGGCATCGCGCTCCCGCTCGCGTGGGCGGTCGGCGACGCGCTGCGGCTCGGGCTCGGACGGCGATGGGCCGCGAGCGCGCTCGTGCCGCTCGTGATCGTCGTGGGCGCGCTGGTCGCGTTCCAGAAGATCGTCGACGCGACGATCGGGCTGCCCGCCTTCTATCACACGAAGTCGGTCGAGCTGATGCAGGCGCTCGGCGGGCTCGTGCGGCTGCGCGGGCTCCGTTATCCGCTCGAGCGCACGTCGCTCTCACTGGTCTATCTGGGCCTGTGGTCGCTGCCGATCGTGCTCGGCGCCGCCGCGGCGATCGCGCGCCGTCGCTGGGTGATCGCGAGCACGCTCGGCGCGCTCGTCGTCGGGCTCGCGCTCGGCGCGATCGGCGTCGCGATGCCGCTCACCGGCAACGTGTGGATCGAGACCGGCATCGGGCCCTACACGCTCGACGGCGACGCGCCGCGCGCGCCGCACGTCGTGTGGATCGCGATCACCGGCATCGGCGTGGCCGCAGCGTGGCTGATGCTCGTGGTGCTCGGTCGCGCGCTGCGCGCGCGGCTCGGTTGGCACGAAGCGACGCCCACGATCCGCGCGCGCGCGAAGCGCGCGTGGAGCGCGCTCCGGGAAGGCGAGATGCCGATCTGGATCGCGCTCTTCCTCACCGCGCTGATCGGCTACGCGCCCACCGCGGTCGTGTACGGGCCCTTCTTCGATCGATACCTGCTCGGCCAGCTCCCGTTCGTGCTGGCGCTGCTCGCGCTCGAGATCGTGCCGACTCCGAGCGATCGCCGCGTGCTCGCGCTGGGCAGCGTCTTCGTCGTCGCGTCCGCGCTCTTCTCGATCGCGGCGACCCACGACTACCTCGCGTGGCAGCGCGCGCGCTGGGCGCTGGTCGAGCGCGCCGCCGAGCGCTCGATCGCGCGCACCTCGATCGACGGCGGCTTCGAGGTGAACAACCACCCCGCCCCCGAGGGCCCGCCCGTCGAGAACGAAGACGCGCCCTACCGCCTCGCGATGTCGCCGATGGAGGCCCACGAGGTCGTCGAGGAGCGCGCGGTCGACGCTTGGATGCCGTGGTCGGTGCGCCGCGTGTACTTGTTGCGCGCGCTGTGA
- a CDS encoding alpha/beta hydrolase family esterase encodes MRAVSLLSLVLLIGCSPEITSDDPRDAGVDAQRAVDASEPALDAPSDPPDASAPDASSDPDAGPDVARSTGCTSGEGLAEGEHRFTLGGLDRLYRLRLPEGYSRDRAWPLILALHPNGGNAGYWDGTSGDRAIRELAREEAIVLVAQAREGDWRGDLPVELAYFDHVIDELESTLCIDTSRIFSMGFSGGGSFSGVLGCMRDDIRAIASGGAVIYFDREACVGEPAAWITIGAEELIDGRAQFRDFWRDRSGCDATSTATDPAPCTAYDGCESARPIHYCQHAGGHVWPAFGTQAAWDFFHQYFAP; translated from the coding sequence ATGCGTGCCGTCTCGCTCCTCTCGCTCGTGCTGCTGATCGGATGCTCGCCGGAGATCACGAGCGACGATCCACGTGACGCCGGCGTCGACGCGCAGCGCGCCGTCGACGCGAGCGAGCCCGCGCTCGACGCGCCGAGCGATCCGCCCGACGCCAGCGCGCCCGACGCGTCGAGCGACCCCGACGCAGGCCCCGACGTCGCGCGCAGCACTGGATGCACCAGCGGCGAAGGCCTCGCGGAGGGCGAGCACCGCTTCACGCTCGGAGGGCTCGACCGGCTCTACCGTCTCCGCTTGCCCGAGGGCTACTCGCGCGACCGCGCGTGGCCGCTGATCCTCGCGCTCCATCCCAACGGCGGCAACGCCGGCTACTGGGACGGCACGTCGGGCGATCGTGCGATCCGCGAGCTCGCGCGCGAAGAGGCGATCGTGCTCGTGGCGCAGGCGCGCGAAGGCGACTGGCGCGGCGATCTGCCGGTCGAGCTCGCGTACTTCGACCACGTGATCGACGAGCTCGAGAGCACGCTGTGCATCGACACGTCGCGCATCTTCTCGATGGGCTTCAGCGGCGGCGGCTCGTTCAGCGGCGTGCTCGGGTGCATGCGCGACGACATCCGCGCGATCGCGAGCGGCGGCGCGGTCATCTACTTCGATCGCGAGGCGTGCGTCGGAGAGCCCGCCGCGTGGATCACGATCGGCGCCGAGGAGCTGATCGACGGCCGCGCGCAGTTCCGCGACTTCTGGCGCGATCGCAGCGGCTGCGACGCGACCTCGACGGCGACCGATCCCGCGCCGTGCACCGCGTACGACGGCTGCGAGAGCGCGCGACCCATCCACTACTGCCAGCACGCGGGCGGCCACGTGTGGCCCGCGTTCGGCACTCAGGCCGCGTGGGACTTCTTCCACCAGTACTTCGCGCCGTGA
- a CDS encoding PKD domain-containing protein has translation MDRVGIDPDAAGPRCDAGSCVDAPQAATCTDGVRNGGEIAVDCGGECTGCPNGTACTADRDCASALCVSGVCATPSCDDGRTDGDETDVDCGGPECDPCDDGRACEAATDCASGVCGDDTCVAASCADTVLNGTETDVDCGGSCAACALGATCAIATDCASGVCEENVCVAPTCDDEVANGDETDVDCGGSCPGCAVGAACDDGDDCVSLSCSDAGQCLAPACDDEITNGTESDVDCGGACPHCDTGGACTTGGDCVSGVCESNVCAAPACDDGVENGTETDVDCGGDCDPCEDGEGCGDGDDCESGVCDGTGTCVSASCVDGVQNAGETDVDCGGPCGDCDDGEGCAVGGDCASGVCSAANVCAVPSCTDGVDNGTETDVDCGGSCPACGQGDGCSDGDDCESGVCSANACAAPTCNDGVENGSETGVDCGGGTCGDCGTGGGCAGPGDCMSGVCTGNVCAAPACNDGVRNGAETGTDCGGGACVDCGTGGGCASASDCVSGVCTANVCAAPACNDGVRNGAETGTDCGGGACVDCGTGGGCASASDCVSGVCTANVCAAPACNDGVRNGAETGTDCGGGTCVDCATGGGCASASDCVSGVCTANVCSAPTCTDGVQNGTETDTDCGGATCPDCAEGDSCTANGDCASAHCVSGVCVVAPTAGFSIPPPSAAAPLTVTATSSATPGSAAITQTRYDWGDGGGFVSASTHTYAASGTYTVIQEVRDANSLTATASQTITVDDFQPVRFSTTDISPGVSLSADRLSVESWPTRGGVRSNRAVMPGSGVFYFESERLIGRGSVYGAGVATAAEVLGNVAGATAQSLGAITGGGIESNGSTCTGGTPWFSRSERFFGFVVDYRGTSPIVHVLLDDGAGAPYVKQSCTMAVTTPLYIFYSGERYELRWQMRINPGNDTTNHPFHFTANGVRDALTAAGATSAASALVMGWGQTRARAVSTAPVLTTSPSLSVAVGTPVTLTASATDAEDGTLTSTITWEDVATQRHARTTGTGATFSFTPTTVGRHPIVVTATDSYEVTTTRTIMVTVTGTLAQFDPVVLTPDALTGQGVTVAPNGLGARFDGFDKYGIRANQPIYGQFWYFEATRQVPPSNIGMGLVTADGDLDPYEFGRVPYSMSVNTLGGTWRNLVWQSAWDSSASTYGLAVDYRGQNPVVYVIINGVIQETLILDDVWVPLYPMLYANPTSSVAPALDWTINFGTSSFVYDPTAILTAAGVDASGLEVGWGDANTP, from the coding sequence ATGGATCGCGTCGGCATCGATCCGGACGCCGCAGGGCCACGATGCGACGCCGGGAGCTGCGTCGACGCGCCTCAAGCCGCGACGTGCACCGACGGTGTGCGCAACGGCGGAGAGATCGCCGTCGACTGCGGCGGTGAGTGCACCGGATGCCCGAACGGCACGGCGTGCACGGCGGATCGCGACTGCGCGAGCGCGCTCTGCGTCTCCGGTGTCTGTGCGACCCCGAGCTGCGACGACGGCCGCACCGACGGCGACGAGACCGACGTCGACTGCGGCGGCCCCGAGTGCGATCCGTGCGACGACGGCCGCGCGTGCGAGGCCGCGACCGACTGCGCGAGCGGCGTGTGCGGCGACGACACGTGCGTCGCGGCGAGCTGCGCCGACACCGTGCTGAACGGCACCGAGACCGACGTCGACTGCGGCGGCAGCTGCGCCGCGTGCGCGCTCGGCGCGACCTGCGCGATCGCGACCGACTGCGCGAGCGGCGTGTGCGAGGAGAACGTGTGCGTCGCGCCGACGTGCGACGACGAGGTCGCGAACGGCGACGAGACCGACGTCGACTGCGGCGGCAGCTGCCCGGGCTGCGCGGTCGGCGCGGCGTGCGACGACGGCGACGACTGCGTGAGCCTGTCGTGCAGCGATGCGGGACAGTGCCTCGCGCCCGCGTGCGACGACGAGATCACGAACGGCACCGAGTCCGACGTCGACTGCGGCGGTGCGTGCCCGCACTGCGACACCGGCGGCGCATGCACGACCGGCGGCGACTGCGTGAGCGGCGTGTGCGAGTCGAACGTGTGCGCCGCGCCCGCATGCGACGACGGGGTCGAGAACGGCACCGAGACCGACGTCGACTGCGGCGGCGACTGCGATCCGTGCGAGGACGGCGAGGGCTGCGGCGACGGCGACGACTGCGAGAGCGGCGTGTGCGACGGCACCGGCACCTGCGTCAGCGCGAGCTGCGTCGACGGAGTGCAGAACGCAGGCGAGACGGACGTCGACTGCGGCGGTCCGTGCGGCGACTGCGACGACGGTGAGGGCTGCGCGGTCGGCGGCGACTGCGCGAGCGGCGTGTGCAGCGCGGCGAACGTGTGCGCGGTGCCGTCGTGCACCGACGGAGTCGACAACGGCACCGAGACCGACGTCGACTGCGGCGGCAGCTGCCCCGCGTGCGGCCAGGGCGACGGCTGCAGCGACGGAGACGACTGCGAGAGCGGCGTGTGCAGCGCGAACGCGTGCGCGGCGCCCACCTGCAACGACGGAGTGGAGAACGGCAGCGAGACCGGCGTCGACTGCGGCGGCGGCACCTGCGGCGACTGCGGCACGGGCGGTGGATGCGCAGGGCCCGGCGACTGCATGAGCGGCGTGTGCACCGGCAACGTCTGCGCCGCGCCCGCGTGCAACGACGGAGTGCGCAACGGCGCCGAGACCGGCACCGACTGCGGCGGCGGTGCCTGCGTCGACTGCGGCACCGGCGGCGGATGCGCGAGCGCGAGCGACTGCGTCAGCGGCGTCTGCACCGCGAACGTCTGCGCCGCGCCCGCGTGCAACGACGGAGTGCGCAACGGCGCCGAGACCGGCACCGACTGCGGCGGCGGTGCCTGCGTCGACTGCGGCACCGGCGGCGGATGCGCGAGCGCGAGCGACTGCGTCAGCGGCGTCTGCACCGCGAACGTCTGCGCCGCGCCCGCGTGCAACGACGGAGTGCGCAACGGCGCCGAGACCGGCACCGACTGCGGCGGCGGTACCTGCGTCGACTGCGCCACCGGCGGTGGATGCGCGAGCGCGAGCGACTGCGTCAGCGGCGTCTGCACCGCGAACGTCTGCAGCGCGCCGACCTGCACCGACGGCGTGCAGAACGGCACCGAGACCGACACCGACTGCGGCGGCGCGACGTGCCCCGACTGCGCCGAGGGCGACTCGTGCACGGCGAACGGTGACTGCGCGAGCGCGCACTGCGTGAGCGGCGTGTGCGTGGTCGCGCCCACCGCGGGCTTCTCGATCCCGCCGCCGAGCGCGGCCGCGCCGCTGACCGTCACCGCGACGAGCAGCGCGACGCCCGGCAGCGCCGCGATCACCCAGACTCGCTACGACTGGGGCGACGGCGGCGGCTTCGTCAGCGCGAGCACGCACACCTACGCGGCCTCGGGCACGTACACGGTCATCCAGGAAGTGCGCGACGCGAACAGCCTGACCGCGACCGCGAGCCAGACGATCACCGTCGACGACTTCCAGCCGGTGCGCTTCAGCACGACCGACATCTCGCCCGGCGTGAGCCTCTCGGCCGATCGACTCTCGGTCGAGAGCTGGCCGACGCGCGGCGGCGTGCGCTCGAACCGCGCGGTGATGCCCGGCTCGGGCGTCTTCTACTTCGAGTCGGAGCGCCTGATCGGGCGCGGCTCGGTGTACGGCGCGGGCGTCGCGACGGCGGCCGAGGTTCTCGGCAACGTCGCGGGCGCGACCGCGCAGTCGCTCGGCGCGATCACCGGCGGCGGCATCGAGAGCAACGGCAGCACCTGCACCGGCGGGACGCCTTGGTTCTCGCGCAGCGAGCGCTTCTTCGGCTTCGTCGTCGACTACCGCGGCACCTCGCCGATCGTGCACGTGCTGCTCGACGACGGCGCCGGGGCTCCGTACGTGAAGCAGTCGTGCACGATGGCGGTCACCACGCCGCTCTACATCTTCTACAGCGGTGAGCGCTACGAGCTCCGCTGGCAGATGCGGATCAACCCGGGCAACGACACGACGAACCATCCGTTCCACTTCACCGCGAACGGCGTGCGCGACGCGCTCACCGCGGCAGGCGCGACGTCGGCCGCGAGCGCGCTCGTGATGGGCTGGGGCCAGACGCGCGCGCGCGCCGTCAGCACGGCGCCGGTGCTCACGACGTCGCCGAGCCTCTCGGTCGCGGTGGGCACGCCGGTGACCCTCACCGCGAGCGCGACGGACGCCGAGGACGGCACGCTCACGTCGACGATCACCTGGGAGGACGTCGCGACGCAGCGCCATGCGCGCACCACCGGCACCGGCGCGACGTTCTCGTTCACGCCGACCACGGTGGGCCGTCATCCGATCGTCGTGACCGCGACCGACTCGTACGAGGTCACCACGACGCGCACGATCATGGTCACCGTCACCGGCACGCTGGCCCAATTCGATCCGGTCGTGCTCACGCCGGACGCGCTCACCGGCCAGGGCGTCACCGTCGCGCCGAACGGGCTCGGCGCGCGCTTCGACGGCTTCGACAAGTACGGCATCCGCGCGAACCAGCCGATCTACGGCCAGTTCTGGTACTTCGAGGCGACGCGTCAGGTCCCGCCCTCGAACATCGGCATGGGCCTGGTGACCGCCGACGGCGATCTCGATCCGTACGAGTTCGGTCGCGTGCCGTACTCGATGTCGGTGAACACGCTCGGCGGCACGTGGCGCAACCTCGTGTGGCAGAGCGCGTGGGACAGCTCCGCGAGCACCTACGGTCTCGCGGTCGACTACCGCGGGCAGAACCCGGTCGTGTACGTGATCATCAACGGCGTCATCCAGGAGACGCTGATCCTCGACGACGTCTGGGTGCCGCTCTACCCGATGCTCTACGCGAACCCGACGAGCAGCGTCGCGCCCGCGCTCGACTGGACGATCAACTTCGGGACCTCGTCGTTCGTCTACGATCCGACCGCGATCCTCACCGCGGCAGGCGTCGACGCGAGCGGGCTCGAGGTCGGCTGGGGCGACGCGAACACGCCCTGA
- a CDS encoding nuclear transport factor 2 family protein, which yields MLAGLMVAGMSVAHIRDRLVELVRACEAGHTLDAIERFYAEDVVVFENYERARSGRAACVEYERAALAEQPRPPKLVARAMAADEASGVSFVEWVIRFVGRDGRPMRLEEVAVQRWSGGAIVEERFFYEGAIDEGEP from the coding sequence GTGCTGGCCGGGCTCATGGTCGCGGGTATGAGCGTCGCGCACATCCGTGATCGTCTCGTCGAGCTCGTCCGCGCCTGCGAAGCGGGCCACACGCTCGACGCGATCGAGCGCTTCTACGCCGAGGACGTCGTCGTCTTCGAGAACTACGAGCGCGCGCGCTCGGGCCGCGCCGCGTGCGTCGAGTACGAGCGCGCCGCGCTCGCCGAGCAGCCGCGACCGCCGAAGCTCGTCGCGCGCGCGATGGCCGCGGACGAGGCGAGCGGCGTGTCGTTCGTCGAGTGGGTGATCCGCTTCGTCGGACGCGACGGACGTCCGATGCGCCTCGAGGAGGTCGCGGTGCAGCGCTGGTCCGGCGGAGCGATCGTCGAAGAGCGCTTCTTCTACGAGGGCGCGATCGACGAAGGCGAGCCCTGA
- a CDS encoding SDR family oxidoreductase, which yields MTRKVQDAVVVITGASSGIGRATARAFAARRARVVLAARREAALDDVARECERAGGRALVVPTDVTELEAVEHLASRAVDAFGRIDVWVNNAAVAVFGRFEDTPYDAFRRVIDVNLLGYVHGARAALPRLRRAGGGVLINNASILARLTQPYMSAYVMSKHAIQALSDCLRQELVGSGIEVCTALPAAIDTPLWQHSANYTGHVVEPPPPVYPPERVARTIVSLAERPRRVAYAGNAGRVLSWQHLLAPGLSERVIGAVMDRVTIRDDQAPVSDGNIFMPLADGHGAGGGWSEGASLLRAMRRLANRVLRGDQPREGEPTRLATGR from the coding sequence ATGACGAGGAAGGTGCAGGACGCGGTCGTCGTGATCACCGGCGCATCGAGCGGCATCGGTCGCGCGACCGCGCGCGCGTTCGCGGCCCGGCGTGCGCGCGTGGTGCTCGCAGCGCGTCGCGAGGCGGCGCTCGACGACGTCGCGCGAGAGTGCGAGCGCGCGGGCGGGCGCGCGCTCGTCGTGCCCACCGACGTGACCGAGCTCGAAGCGGTCGAGCACCTCGCGTCGCGTGCGGTCGACGCGTTCGGCCGCATCGACGTGTGGGTCAACAACGCGGCGGTCGCGGTGTTCGGGCGCTTCGAGGACACGCCGTACGACGCGTTCCGGCGCGTGATCGACGTGAACCTGCTCGGCTACGTGCACGGCGCGCGCGCCGCGCTGCCGCGGCTGCGGCGCGCGGGCGGCGGCGTTCTGATCAACAACGCGTCGATCCTCGCGCGCCTCACGCAGCCGTACATGAGCGCATACGTGATGTCGAAGCACGCGATCCAGGCGCTCTCGGACTGCCTGCGACAGGAGCTCGTCGGCTCCGGCATCGAGGTGTGCACCGCGCTGCCGGCGGCGATCGACACGCCGCTCTGGCAGCACTCCGCGAACTACACCGGGCACGTCGTCGAGCCGCCGCCGCCGGTGTATCCGCCCGAGCGCGTCGCGCGCACGATCGTGTCGCTCGCGGAGCGACCGAGGCGCGTCGCCTACGCAGGCAACGCGGGGCGCGTGCTCTCGTGGCAGCACCTGCTCGCGCCCGGCCTCAGCGAGCGCGTGATCGGCGCGGTGATGGACCGCGTCACGATCCGCGACGACCAAGCGCCGGTGAGCGACGGCAACATCTTCATGCCGCTCGCCGACGGGCACGGCGCGGGCGGCGGCTGGAGCGAAGGCGCGAGCCTGCTGCGCGCGATGCGCCGCCTCGCGAACCGCGTGCTGCGCGGCGATCAGCCGCGCGAAGGAGAGCCGACGCGGCTCGCGACCGGGCGCTGA